From Microbacterium sp. 10M-3C3:
TCGAGCACCTCCTCGAGCGCGCCCGGGTCTTCCAGGCGCCACGTGTCGACGTTCTTGAGGATCGGCTCCTCCGCCAGGTAGTAGCGGATGAGGTCGGGCACGTAGGTGTAGAGGAGCTTGTCGTCGGCGACGCCGTTGCCGACGGCGTTGGCGATGGTGACGTTGCCGAGGCGCGCGGCGAGCATGAGGCCGGGGGCGCCGAGCATCGAGTCGGCGCGGAACTGCAGCGGGTCGAGGAAGTCGTCGTCGACGCGGCGGTAGATCACATCCACCCGCTGCGGCCCGCGCGTGGTGCGCATGAACACCTTGCCGCCCACGCACAGCAGGTCGCGCCCTTCGACGAGCTCGACGCCCATGAGCCGGGCGAGGAGCGTGTGCTCGAAGTACGCGGAGTTGTAGACGCCGGGCGTCAGCACCACGACGTTCGGGTCTTCGATCCCGCCGGGAGCCGACGCGCGCAGGGCCGCGAGCAGCTTGTTGGGGTAGTCGCCGACCGGCCGCACCCGCATCGAGACGAAGAGCTCGGGCAGGGTCTGCGCCATGACCCGGCGGTTGGAGATGACGTAGCTGACGCCCGAGGGAACGCGCACGTTGTCCTCGAGCACGCGCATCTCGCCGTGCTCGTCGCGGATGAGGTCGATGCCGGCGACCTGGATGCGCACGCCGTTGGCGCTGTGGATGCCCGCCGCCTGACGGTAGAAGTACTGCGACGAGGCGATGAGCCGGGCCGGGAGGATGCCGTCGCGCACGACGTGCTGGCTGCCGTACGCGTCGTCGAGGAATGCCTCGAGCGCCTTCACGCGCTGCTTCACGCCCGCCTCGATGCGCGACCACTCGTCGAAGTCGATCACGCGCGGCACGGCGTCGAGGGGGAACGGTCGTTCCTCGCCGGCGAAGTCGAACGTGACGCCCTGCGCGAGGTAGGAGCTCGCGAGCGACTCGGTGCGCCCGCGCAGCTCCTCCTGCGTCATCTGCGCGAGCTGGCGGTACAGCTCGCGGTAGGCCTGCCGCGACTCGGCGGAGTCGCCCGGATGCGCCGGATCGGCGAACATCTCGTCGTAGGCCGGGATGCCCGACGGCGTCTTGCGCGGCGCCAGCGTGGAACCGTAGCCGTCGAACAGGTCACCCATGCCCCGAGCCTAATGCGGCGCGTATTGCGCGAGTGTTTCCGCGCACCGCCCGCGCCTCGCGAGAACGCGCGCTTGCACGGTTTCGGCGCCCCGGAGTGTGCACGGGCGTGTTCTCGCGAGCCGCGTCAGACGACGCGGAGCAGGTCGCCGTCCCACTCCCAGCGCGTGGCGAGGTCGGCCTCGACGGTGATGCGTCGGAGGTACTCGGCCACCGCGACTCCGCGCTCGTCGCCCGCGCCCACCGGCACGGGCTGCGCGTCGTCGTCGATCCAGCACGGCACGACCGCGGCCGCCACCGGCGACAGCGCCCGCACGAACTCGCCGTACATCTCGGCCACCGGGCTCTCCGCCGAGCGCCGCTCCGACGAGGACATGTCGGTGTCGATGGCGCTGCGCGGCCGCGGCAAGGAGTCGATCACGATCGACCTCAAGACCGACGAGGGCCGCGACGTGCTCCTGGACCTCGTGTCGAAGGCCGACGTGCTCGTGGAGAACTACTCCGCGGGCGTCACGCGGCGCCTGCGCATCGACTGGGAGAGCGTCCGGGAGGTCAACCCGTCGCTCGTGTACACCTCCATTACCCGGTTCGGGTCGGACGACGACGGCGGCTCCAAGGCGATGGACACGATCGTGCAGGCGCTGAGCGGCCTCATGCTGACCGCCGGCAAGCCCGAGGATGCGCCGATCCGCTTCGGCTTGCCCCTCGGCGACCTCTCGGCGCCGCTGTTCGCCGTGATCGGCACGCTGTCGGCCCTCCTCGAGGTGCAGCGCGGCGGCCAGGGACAGCACGTCGACGTGTCGATGCTCGGCGCGCTCACGTCGTTGGTCGCATGCGAGCCGTTCGACGCGTTCGAGTCGATGGGCATGCCCACGCGCACGGGCGACTGGGTGCCGCGCCCGGCGCCGTTCGGCACGTTCCGCGGCGAGGACGGGTGGTTCGCGCTGTGCGGGCCGACCGACGAGTTCGCCGCCGGCGTGTTCCGCGCGATCGGCGCCCCCGAGCTGCTCGGGGATCCGCGCTTCGCCAAGCGCGACGCGCGCGTGCGCAACTCCGACGAGCTGCACGGCCTCATCGCGACGTGGGCGGCCGAGCATCCCGTCGCCGAGGCCGTCGACGCGCTCGCGCGCCACGGCGTGCCCGCCGCCCCGGTGCGCTCGCTCGCCGATGCCGTGCGCGACCCCGCGGTGCGTCGCCGGGGCGAGGTCGTGCCGCTGCCGCATCCGGTGTACGGCGAGAACGCCGATCTGTGGGGCACGGGAGTGCCGATCACGTTCAGCGACAGCACCGTGGGCTTCGACAAGCCCGCGCCGTACCTCGGCGCCGACACCGACAGCGTGCTGCGCGACCTCCTCGGCTACGAGTCGTCGCGCGTGGAGTCGCTGCGCGAGTCGGGGGTCGTGTGACCCCGCCCGCGGTCGTCGGCGTCATCGGCCGCGACGTCCCGATCGAGATGATCGACGCCGCCGGCGCCGTGCCGCGTCGCCTCTCCGGCCGGACCGCCGAGGACACCGCGTTCGCGGTCGACGTGCTCGGGGAAGGCCTGGACCCCGCCGCCGCCGGCATCCTCACGACCGCGCTGCGACCGCCGGTGCCCCTCGCCGGCATCGCGTGCAGCACCGACAGCGACCTGTCGCTGCGCGTCTTCTACGCGCTGCGGGAGCTGCGGGCACGCGGCCACGC
This genomic window contains:
- a CDS encoding circularly permuted type 2 ATP-grasp protein; protein product: MGDLFDGYGSTLAPRKTPSGIPAYDEMFADPAHPGDSAESRQAYRELYRQLAQMTQEELRGRTESLASSYLAQGVTFDFAGEERPFPLDAVPRVIDFDEWSRIEAGVKQRVKALEAFLDDAYGSQHVVRDGILPARLIASSQYFYRQAAGIHSANGVRIQVAGIDLIRDEHGEMRVLEDNVRVPSGVSYVISNRRVMAQTLPELFVSMRVRPVGDYPNKLLAALRASAPGGIEDPNVVVLTPGVYNSAYFEHTLLARLMGVELVEGRDLLCVGGKVFMRTTRGPQRVDVIYRRVDDDFLDPLQFRADSMLGAPGLMLAARLGNVTIANAVGNGVADDKLLYTYVPDLIRYYLAEEPILKNVDTWRLEDPGALEEVLDRLDELVVKPVDGSGGKGLVVGPDASPAELDKLRKRLIADPRGWIAQPVVMLSTIPTLVEDGMRPRHADLRPFAVNDGDDVWVLPGGLTRVALPEGQLVVNSSQGGGSKDTWIVGGAAPSHVEYGQGHGLAGLVADQAATVTEAIPIIYDGQPEPAHSPLDRPRSGREQQEQQQQSDGPQEHGPQAEQQQQQRSEPC
- a CDS encoding CoA transferase — encoded protein: MSATGLSAERRSDEDMSVSMALRGRGKESITIDLKTDEGRDVLLDLVSKADVLVENYSAGVTRRLRIDWESVREVNPSLVYTSITRFGSDDDGGSKAMDTIVQALSGLMLTAGKPEDAPIRFGLPLGDLSAPLFAVIGTLSALLEVQRGGQGQHVDVSMLGALTSLVACEPFDAFESMGMPTRTGDWVPRPAPFGTFRGEDGWFALCGPTDEFAAGVFRAIGAPELLGDPRFAKRDARVRNSDELHGLIATWAAEHPVAEAVDALARHGVPAAPVRSLADAVRDPAVRRRGEVVPLPHPVYGENADLWGTGVPITFSDSTVGFDKPAPYLGADTDSVLRDLLGYESSRVESLRESGVV